A stretch of the Ctenopharyngodon idella isolate HZGC_01 chromosome 14, HZGC01, whole genome shotgun sequence genome encodes the following:
- the map7d3 gene encoding ensconsin isoform X22, giving the protein MAEGATSLKGLRAQMAAAAQAQAEERRSQAGNSPTPAAPASTSKSQTRPVIDGAALRIDDKLRVAKERREEQEKQHAARETQLLERERKARLQVERQMEERQKKLEEQRRKEEQRRVAVEEKRKQKLEEEKEHYEAVMRRTLERSQRLEQRQKRWSWGGLSDSDNKNDKRSSSTTNLKQTDSVISKRLSSSSATLINSPDKSPILKKRSSSLSRVGAKTQPATKPEKSTADESARRSLAPVDSGVLSRLLTPTQASLARSKSAAALSAEGGDAQESHLCPRSASASPMQPPGRGPLRSRSSDRKKGPPTSVSADAISSMTQQEGEKQKRFTSPVGKRPASPSSRHRSPSPAPAANTTSRAPSPGAAKQSPRFRPPSPSSLKQRPPSPQPSAASKPPPIQKPALTPTGPPTLRRRDSKPKDMSPMVPVAPQSPETSMAPAPASTPTTTPKTKEESNSKANAGTNSAAEASKILAENRRLAREQKEKEEQLRIQKEEEERLRKEEEKRLAEEERLRRAEEEKRLAEERKREEEEQARIAEEERQRTELEEQQRQAEEQKEREEAEAKALEEAERQRQERERIMQQNQQERMERKKRIEEIMKRTRKTDQMDFKSNDERDIPDENGEDAEDQINCENKENQAESEQSANETEPSQEHYSPVEEPVAEREEPDVSMNRQTDVDNKENSNGPSTEDPSVDSSPPPKSCLMEGSEFVNEDSKVSLVPGLNGKGGPWSFEELIDLGVHAKSKPLMDDGGPEGPRVAFEEKTSSIHPAQSIETLSEM; this is encoded by the exons ATGGCGGAGGGTGCAACGTCTCTCAAAGGGTTGCGGGCGCAAATGG CTGCAGCTGCGCAGGCGCAGGCAGAGGAACGGCGCAGCCAGGCAGGGAACAGCCCAACGCCAGCAGCTCCAGCTAGCACATCGAAGAGCCAGACCAGGCCAG TCATTGATGGGGCAGCCCTGAGGATAGATGACAAACTTCGAGTGGCCAaagagaggagagaagagcaGGAAAAGCAACATG CGGCCCGTGAGACTCAGCTCCTGGAGAGAGAGCGCAAGGCCCGGCTGCAGGTGGAGCGACAGATGGAGGAGAGACAAAAGAAGCTTGAAGAGCAGCGCAGGAAGGAGGAACAGAGGAGAGTTGCAGTGGAGGAGAAAAGAAAGCAGAAATTAGAGGAAGAAAAG gaacACTATGAGGCTGTGATGAGACGTACCCTGGAGCGCAGTCAGCGACTAGAACAGAGACAGAAGAGATGGTCCTGGGGTGGACTTTCAGACTCTGACAACAAAAATG ACAAGCGCTCTTCCTCTACTACGAACCTGAAACAGACTGACTCAGTCATCAGCAAGCGTCTCTCCTCATCCTCTGCCACCCTCATTAATTCTCCTGATAAAA GCCCAATCCTGAAGAAGCGAAGCTCCTCCCTCTCTCGAGTAGGGGCTAAAACACAGCCTGCCACCAAACCAGAGAAATCCACAGCAGATGAATCAG CTCGCCGCTCGTTGGCCCCCGTGGACAGCGGTGTCCTCAGTCGGCTGCTCACACCCACCCAGGCCTCGCTAGCTAGAAGCAAGAGTGCCGCGGCCCTTTCCGCCGAAGGAGGCGACGCCCAAG AGTCTCACCTGTGTCCTCGTTCAGCATCTGCCAGCCCCATGCAGCCGCCAGGCCGCGGACCCCTACGCAGTCGCAGCAGTGACCGAAAGAAAGGCCCGCCTACTTCTGTGTCTGCGGATGCCATCTCCAGTATGACACAG CAGGAGGGTGAGAAGCAGAAGCGTTTCACGTCACCAGTAGGAAAACGCCCTGCCTCACCCTCCAGTCGTCACCGATCCCCTTCTCCTGCTCCCGCTGCTAACACCACCTCAAGAGCGCCCTCACCTGGAGCAGCCAA GCAAAGTCCACGCTTCCGCCCTCCATCCCCCAGCAGCTTGAAACAGCGTCCTCCATCCCCTCAGCCCTCTGCTGCATCTAAACCTCCACCCATCCAGAAACCTGCTCTAACCCCCACCGGCCCGCCCACCCTTCGCAGGAGGGATTCCAAGCCAAAAGATATGTCTCCCATGGTACCTGTCGCCCCACAGTCTCCAGAAACCAGCATGGCACCCGCACCCGCATCCACACCCACAACCACACCCAAGACCAAAGAGG aatCTAATTCTAAAGCCAACGCAGGAACCAACTCGGCTGCAGAGGCTTCCAAGATCCTGGCGGAGAACCGCCGTCTGGCACGTGAGCAGAAGGAGAAAGAAGAGCAACTCCGCATAcagaaagaagaagaggagcG GCTGAGGAAGGAGGAGGAGAAGCGGCTGGCGGAGGAGGAGCGCTTGAGGCGCGCTGAAGAGGAGAAGAGGCTTGCGGAGGAGAGGAAGCGAGAAGAGGAGGAGCAGGCTCGTATAGCAGAGGAGGAGAGACAGCGGACAGAGCTGGAGGAGCAACAAAGACAGGCTGAGGAACAGAAAGAG CGCGAGGAGGCTGAAGCAAAGGCCCTAGAGGAGGCAGAGAGGCAGCGTCAGGAGAGAGAACGCATTATGCAACAGAACCAACAGGAGCGCATGGAGAGAAAGAAG AGAATTGAAGAAATTATGAAGAGAACCAGAAAAACAGACCAAATGGATTTTAAG AGTAATGATGAGAGAGACATTCCTGATGAAAATGGAGAGGATGCTGAGGACCAAATAAACTGTGAAAATAAGG AGAATCAGGCTGAGTCAGAGCAGAGTGCCAATGAGACAGAGCCGTCTCAGGAGCATTACTCACCTGTGGAGGAGCCAGTTGCTGAACGAGAGGAGCCAGATGTTAGTATGAACAGACAAACAGATGTAGATAATAAGGAGAACAGCAATGGACCCAGCACAGAGGATCCCTCAGTGGACAG CAGCCCGCCTCCCAAGTCCTGTCTGATGGAGGGCTCTGAGTTTGTGAACGAGGACTCTAAAGTGAGTCTGGTGCCTGGGTTGAATGGTAAAGGAGGACCCTGGAGCTTTGAGGAGCTGATCGATCTGGGTGTTCATGCGAAGAGCAAACCCCTGATGGACGATGGGGGCCCTGAGGGGCCTAGAGTGGCCTTTGAAGAAAAAACCAGCTCAATTCATCCAGCCCAGTCTATTGAAACCCTGTCTG AGATGTGA
- the map7d3 gene encoding ensconsin isoform X15 gives MAEGATSLKGLRAQMAAAAQAQAEERRSQAGNSPTPAAPASTSKSQTRPVIDGAALRIDDKLRVAKERREEQEKQHAARETQLLERERKARLQVERQMEERQKKLEEQRRKEEQRRVAVEEKRKQKLEEEKEHYEAVMRRTLERSQRLEQRQKRWSWGGLSDSDNKNDKRSSSTTNLKQTDSVISKRLSSSSATLINSPDKSAKRRSSSLNRLPSNAPQANKEAHKQPQVEKTGPILKKRSSSLSRVGAKTQPATKPEKSTADESARRSLAPVDSGVLSRLLTPTQASLARSKSAAALSAEGGDAQESHLCPRSASASPMQPPGRGPLRSRSSDRKKGPPTSVSADAISSMTQQEGEKQKRFTSPVGKRPASPSSRHRSPSPAPAANTTSRAPSPGAAKQSPRFRPPSPSSLKQRPPSPQPSAASKPPPIQKPALTPTGPPTLRRRDSKPKDMSPMVPVAPQSPETSMAPAPASTPTTTPKTKEESNSKANAGTNSAAEASKILAENRRLAREQKEKEEQLRIQKEEEERLRKEEEKRLAEEERLRRAEEEKRLAEERKREEEEQARIAEEERQRTELEEQQRQAEEQKEREEAEAKALEEAERQRQERERIMQQNQQERMERKKRIEEIMKRTRKTDQMDFKSNDERDIPDENGEDAEDQINCENKENQAESEQSANETEPSQEHYSPVEEPVAEREEPDVSMNRQTDVDNKENSNGPSTEDPSVDSSPPPKSCLMEGSEFVNEDSKVSLVPGLNGKGGPWSFEELIDLGVHAKSKPLMDDGGPEGPRVAFEEKTSSIHPAQSIETLSEM, from the exons ATGGCGGAGGGTGCAACGTCTCTCAAAGGGTTGCGGGCGCAAATGG CTGCAGCTGCGCAGGCGCAGGCAGAGGAACGGCGCAGCCAGGCAGGGAACAGCCCAACGCCAGCAGCTCCAGCTAGCACATCGAAGAGCCAGACCAGGCCAG TCATTGATGGGGCAGCCCTGAGGATAGATGACAAACTTCGAGTGGCCAaagagaggagagaagagcaGGAAAAGCAACATG CGGCCCGTGAGACTCAGCTCCTGGAGAGAGAGCGCAAGGCCCGGCTGCAGGTGGAGCGACAGATGGAGGAGAGACAAAAGAAGCTTGAAGAGCAGCGCAGGAAGGAGGAACAGAGGAGAGTTGCAGTGGAGGAGAAAAGAAAGCAGAAATTAGAGGAAGAAAAG gaacACTATGAGGCTGTGATGAGACGTACCCTGGAGCGCAGTCAGCGACTAGAACAGAGACAGAAGAGATGGTCCTGGGGTGGACTTTCAGACTCTGACAACAAAAATG ACAAGCGCTCTTCCTCTACTACGAACCTGAAACAGACTGACTCAGTCATCAGCAAGCGTCTCTCCTCATCCTCTGCCACCCTCATTAATTCTCCTGATAAAA GTGCAAAGCGGAGAAGTTCATCTTTGAACCGGTTGCCTAGCAATGCTCCTCAGGCCAATAAAGAAGCTCATAAGCAGCCTCAGGTGGAAAAGACAG GCCCAATCCTGAAGAAGCGAAGCTCCTCCCTCTCTCGAGTAGGGGCTAAAACACAGCCTGCCACCAAACCAGAGAAATCCACAGCAGATGAATCAG CTCGCCGCTCGTTGGCCCCCGTGGACAGCGGTGTCCTCAGTCGGCTGCTCACACCCACCCAGGCCTCGCTAGCTAGAAGCAAGAGTGCCGCGGCCCTTTCCGCCGAAGGAGGCGACGCCCAAG AGTCTCACCTGTGTCCTCGTTCAGCATCTGCCAGCCCCATGCAGCCGCCAGGCCGCGGACCCCTACGCAGTCGCAGCAGTGACCGAAAGAAAGGCCCGCCTACTTCTGTGTCTGCGGATGCCATCTCCAGTATGACACAG CAGGAGGGTGAGAAGCAGAAGCGTTTCACGTCACCAGTAGGAAAACGCCCTGCCTCACCCTCCAGTCGTCACCGATCCCCTTCTCCTGCTCCCGCTGCTAACACCACCTCAAGAGCGCCCTCACCTGGAGCAGCCAA GCAAAGTCCACGCTTCCGCCCTCCATCCCCCAGCAGCTTGAAACAGCGTCCTCCATCCCCTCAGCCCTCTGCTGCATCTAAACCTCCACCCATCCAGAAACCTGCTCTAACCCCCACCGGCCCGCCCACCCTTCGCAGGAGGGATTCCAAGCCAAAAGATATGTCTCCCATGGTACCTGTCGCCCCACAGTCTCCAGAAACCAGCATGGCACCCGCACCCGCATCCACACCCACAACCACACCCAAGACCAAAGAGG aatCTAATTCTAAAGCCAACGCAGGAACCAACTCGGCTGCAGAGGCTTCCAAGATCCTGGCGGAGAACCGCCGTCTGGCACGTGAGCAGAAGGAGAAAGAAGAGCAACTCCGCATAcagaaagaagaagaggagcG GCTGAGGAAGGAGGAGGAGAAGCGGCTGGCGGAGGAGGAGCGCTTGAGGCGCGCTGAAGAGGAGAAGAGGCTTGCGGAGGAGAGGAAGCGAGAAGAGGAGGAGCAGGCTCGTATAGCAGAGGAGGAGAGACAGCGGACAGAGCTGGAGGAGCAACAAAGACAGGCTGAGGAACAGAAAGAG CGCGAGGAGGCTGAAGCAAAGGCCCTAGAGGAGGCAGAGAGGCAGCGTCAGGAGAGAGAACGCATTATGCAACAGAACCAACAGGAGCGCATGGAGAGAAAGAAG AGAATTGAAGAAATTATGAAGAGAACCAGAAAAACAGACCAAATGGATTTTAAG AGTAATGATGAGAGAGACATTCCTGATGAAAATGGAGAGGATGCTGAGGACCAAATAAACTGTGAAAATAAGG AGAATCAGGCTGAGTCAGAGCAGAGTGCCAATGAGACAGAGCCGTCTCAGGAGCATTACTCACCTGTGGAGGAGCCAGTTGCTGAACGAGAGGAGCCAGATGTTAGTATGAACAGACAAACAGATGTAGATAATAAGGAGAACAGCAATGGACCCAGCACAGAGGATCCCTCAGTGGACAG CAGCCCGCCTCCCAAGTCCTGTCTGATGGAGGGCTCTGAGTTTGTGAACGAGGACTCTAAAGTGAGTCTGGTGCCTGGGTTGAATGGTAAAGGAGGACCCTGGAGCTTTGAGGAGCTGATCGATCTGGGTGTTCATGCGAAGAGCAAACCCCTGATGGACGATGGGGGCCCTGAGGGGCCTAGAGTGGCCTTTGAAGAAAAAACCAGCTCAATTCATCCAGCCCAGTCTATTGAAACCCTGTCTG AGATGTGA
- the map7d3 gene encoding ensconsin isoform X26, which translates to MAEGATSLKGLRAQMAAAAQAQAEERRSQAGNSPTPAAPASTSKSQTRPVIDGAALRIDDKLRVAKERREEQEKQHAARETQLLERERKARLQVERQMEERQKKLEEQRRKEEQRRVAVEEKRKQKLEEEKEHYEAVMRRTLERSQRLEQRQKRWSWGGLSDSDNKNDKRSSSTTNLKQTDSVISKRLSSSSATLINSPDKTRRSLAPVDSGVLSRLLTPTQASLARSKSAAALSAEGGDAQESHLCPRSASASPMQPPGRGPLRSRSSDRKKGPPTSVSADAISSMTQQEGEKQKRFTSPVGKRPASPSSRHRSPSPAPAANTTSRAPSPGAAKQSPRFRPPSPSSLKQRPPSPQPSAASKPPPIQKPALTPTGPPTLRRRDSKPKDMSPMVPVAPQSPETSMAPAPASTPTTTPKTKEESNSKANAGTNSAAEASKILAENRRLAREQKEKEEQLRIQKEEEERLRKEEEKRLAEEERLRRAEEEKRLAEERKREEEEQARIAEEERQRTELEEQQRQAEEQKEREEAEAKALEEAERQRQERERIMQQNQQERMERKKRIEEIMKRTRKTDQMDFKSNDERDIPDENGEDAEDQINCENKENQAESEQSANETEPSQEHYSPVEEPVAEREEPDVSMNRQTDVDNKENSNGPSTEDPSVDSPPPKSCLMEGSEFVNEDSKVSLVPGLNGKGGPWSFEELIDLGVHAKSKPLMDDGGPEGPRVAFEEKTSSIHPAQSIETLSEM; encoded by the exons ATGGCGGAGGGTGCAACGTCTCTCAAAGGGTTGCGGGCGCAAATGG CTGCAGCTGCGCAGGCGCAGGCAGAGGAACGGCGCAGCCAGGCAGGGAACAGCCCAACGCCAGCAGCTCCAGCTAGCACATCGAAGAGCCAGACCAGGCCAG TCATTGATGGGGCAGCCCTGAGGATAGATGACAAACTTCGAGTGGCCAaagagaggagagaagagcaGGAAAAGCAACATG CGGCCCGTGAGACTCAGCTCCTGGAGAGAGAGCGCAAGGCCCGGCTGCAGGTGGAGCGACAGATGGAGGAGAGACAAAAGAAGCTTGAAGAGCAGCGCAGGAAGGAGGAACAGAGGAGAGTTGCAGTGGAGGAGAAAAGAAAGCAGAAATTAGAGGAAGAAAAG gaacACTATGAGGCTGTGATGAGACGTACCCTGGAGCGCAGTCAGCGACTAGAACAGAGACAGAAGAGATGGTCCTGGGGTGGACTTTCAGACTCTGACAACAAAAATG ACAAGCGCTCTTCCTCTACTACGAACCTGAAACAGACTGACTCAGTCATCAGCAAGCGTCTCTCCTCATCCTCTGCCACCCTCATTAATTCTCCTGATAAAA CTCGCCGCTCGTTGGCCCCCGTGGACAGCGGTGTCCTCAGTCGGCTGCTCACACCCACCCAGGCCTCGCTAGCTAGAAGCAAGAGTGCCGCGGCCCTTTCCGCCGAAGGAGGCGACGCCCAAG AGTCTCACCTGTGTCCTCGTTCAGCATCTGCCAGCCCCATGCAGCCGCCAGGCCGCGGACCCCTACGCAGTCGCAGCAGTGACCGAAAGAAAGGCCCGCCTACTTCTGTGTCTGCGGATGCCATCTCCAGTATGACACAG CAGGAGGGTGAGAAGCAGAAGCGTTTCACGTCACCAGTAGGAAAACGCCCTGCCTCACCCTCCAGTCGTCACCGATCCCCTTCTCCTGCTCCCGCTGCTAACACCACCTCAAGAGCGCCCTCACCTGGAGCAGCCAA GCAAAGTCCACGCTTCCGCCCTCCATCCCCCAGCAGCTTGAAACAGCGTCCTCCATCCCCTCAGCCCTCTGCTGCATCTAAACCTCCACCCATCCAGAAACCTGCTCTAACCCCCACCGGCCCGCCCACCCTTCGCAGGAGGGATTCCAAGCCAAAAGATATGTCTCCCATGGTACCTGTCGCCCCACAGTCTCCAGAAACCAGCATGGCACCCGCACCCGCATCCACACCCACAACCACACCCAAGACCAAAGAGG aatCTAATTCTAAAGCCAACGCAGGAACCAACTCGGCTGCAGAGGCTTCCAAGATCCTGGCGGAGAACCGCCGTCTGGCACGTGAGCAGAAGGAGAAAGAAGAGCAACTCCGCATAcagaaagaagaagaggagcG GCTGAGGAAGGAGGAGGAGAAGCGGCTGGCGGAGGAGGAGCGCTTGAGGCGCGCTGAAGAGGAGAAGAGGCTTGCGGAGGAGAGGAAGCGAGAAGAGGAGGAGCAGGCTCGTATAGCAGAGGAGGAGAGACAGCGGACAGAGCTGGAGGAGCAACAAAGACAGGCTGAGGAACAGAAAGAG CGCGAGGAGGCTGAAGCAAAGGCCCTAGAGGAGGCAGAGAGGCAGCGTCAGGAGAGAGAACGCATTATGCAACAGAACCAACAGGAGCGCATGGAGAGAAAGAAG AGAATTGAAGAAATTATGAAGAGAACCAGAAAAACAGACCAAATGGATTTTAAG AGTAATGATGAGAGAGACATTCCTGATGAAAATGGAGAGGATGCTGAGGACCAAATAAACTGTGAAAATAAGG AGAATCAGGCTGAGTCAGAGCAGAGTGCCAATGAGACAGAGCCGTCTCAGGAGCATTACTCACCTGTGGAGGAGCCAGTTGCTGAACGAGAGGAGCCAGATGTTAGTATGAACAGACAAACAGATGTAGATAATAAGGAGAACAGCAATGGACCCAGCACAGAGGATCCCTCAGTGGACAG CCCGCCTCCCAAGTCCTGTCTGATGGAGGGCTCTGAGTTTGTGAACGAGGACTCTAAAGTGAGTCTGGTGCCTGGGTTGAATGGTAAAGGAGGACCCTGGAGCTTTGAGGAGCTGATCGATCTGGGTGTTCATGCGAAGAGCAAACCCCTGATGGACGATGGGGGCCCTGAGGGGCCTAGAGTGGCCTTTGAAGAAAAAACCAGCTCAATTCATCCAGCCCAGTCTATTGAAACCCTGTCTG AGATGTGA
- the map7d3 gene encoding ensconsin isoform X25 yields the protein MAEGATSLKGLRAQMAAAAQAQAEERRSQAGNSPTPAAPASTSKSQTRPVIDGAALRIDDKLRVAKERREEQEKQHAARETQLLERERKARLQVERQMEERQKKLEEQRRKEEQRRVAVEEKRKQKLEEEKEHYEAVMRRTLERSQRLEQRQKRWSWGGLSDSDNKNDKRSSSTTNLKQTDSVISKRLSSSSATLINSPDKTRRSLAPVDSGVLSRLLTPTQASLARSKSAAALSAEGGDAQESHLCPRSASASPMQPPGRGPLRSRSSDRKKGPPTSVSADAISSMTQQEGEKQKRFTSPVGKRPASPSSRHRSPSPAPAANTTSRAPSPGAAKQSPRFRPPSPSSLKQRPPSPQPSAASKPPPIQKPALTPTGPPTLRRRDSKPKDMSPMVPVAPQSPETSMAPAPASTPTTTPKTKEESNSKANAGTNSAAEASKILAENRRLAREQKEKEEQLRIQKEEEERLRKEEEKRLAEEERLRRAEEEKRLAEERKREEEEQARIAEEERQRTELEEQQRQAEEQKEREEAEAKALEEAERQRQERERIMQQNQQERMERKKRIEEIMKRTRKTDQMDFKSNDERDIPDENGEDAEDQINCENKENQAESEQSANETEPSQEHYSPVEEPVAEREEPDVSMNRQTDVDNKENSNGPSTEDPSVDSSPPPKSCLMEGSEFVNEDSKVSLVPGLNGKGGPWSFEELIDLGVHAKSKPLMDDGGPEGPRVAFEEKTSSIHPAQSIETLSEM from the exons ATGGCGGAGGGTGCAACGTCTCTCAAAGGGTTGCGGGCGCAAATGG CTGCAGCTGCGCAGGCGCAGGCAGAGGAACGGCGCAGCCAGGCAGGGAACAGCCCAACGCCAGCAGCTCCAGCTAGCACATCGAAGAGCCAGACCAGGCCAG TCATTGATGGGGCAGCCCTGAGGATAGATGACAAACTTCGAGTGGCCAaagagaggagagaagagcaGGAAAAGCAACATG CGGCCCGTGAGACTCAGCTCCTGGAGAGAGAGCGCAAGGCCCGGCTGCAGGTGGAGCGACAGATGGAGGAGAGACAAAAGAAGCTTGAAGAGCAGCGCAGGAAGGAGGAACAGAGGAGAGTTGCAGTGGAGGAGAAAAGAAAGCAGAAATTAGAGGAAGAAAAG gaacACTATGAGGCTGTGATGAGACGTACCCTGGAGCGCAGTCAGCGACTAGAACAGAGACAGAAGAGATGGTCCTGGGGTGGACTTTCAGACTCTGACAACAAAAATG ACAAGCGCTCTTCCTCTACTACGAACCTGAAACAGACTGACTCAGTCATCAGCAAGCGTCTCTCCTCATCCTCTGCCACCCTCATTAATTCTCCTGATAAAA CTCGCCGCTCGTTGGCCCCCGTGGACAGCGGTGTCCTCAGTCGGCTGCTCACACCCACCCAGGCCTCGCTAGCTAGAAGCAAGAGTGCCGCGGCCCTTTCCGCCGAAGGAGGCGACGCCCAAG AGTCTCACCTGTGTCCTCGTTCAGCATCTGCCAGCCCCATGCAGCCGCCAGGCCGCGGACCCCTACGCAGTCGCAGCAGTGACCGAAAGAAAGGCCCGCCTACTTCTGTGTCTGCGGATGCCATCTCCAGTATGACACAG CAGGAGGGTGAGAAGCAGAAGCGTTTCACGTCACCAGTAGGAAAACGCCCTGCCTCACCCTCCAGTCGTCACCGATCCCCTTCTCCTGCTCCCGCTGCTAACACCACCTCAAGAGCGCCCTCACCTGGAGCAGCCAA GCAAAGTCCACGCTTCCGCCCTCCATCCCCCAGCAGCTTGAAACAGCGTCCTCCATCCCCTCAGCCCTCTGCTGCATCTAAACCTCCACCCATCCAGAAACCTGCTCTAACCCCCACCGGCCCGCCCACCCTTCGCAGGAGGGATTCCAAGCCAAAAGATATGTCTCCCATGGTACCTGTCGCCCCACAGTCTCCAGAAACCAGCATGGCACCCGCACCCGCATCCACACCCACAACCACACCCAAGACCAAAGAGG aatCTAATTCTAAAGCCAACGCAGGAACCAACTCGGCTGCAGAGGCTTCCAAGATCCTGGCGGAGAACCGCCGTCTGGCACGTGAGCAGAAGGAGAAAGAAGAGCAACTCCGCATAcagaaagaagaagaggagcG GCTGAGGAAGGAGGAGGAGAAGCGGCTGGCGGAGGAGGAGCGCTTGAGGCGCGCTGAAGAGGAGAAGAGGCTTGCGGAGGAGAGGAAGCGAGAAGAGGAGGAGCAGGCTCGTATAGCAGAGGAGGAGAGACAGCGGACAGAGCTGGAGGAGCAACAAAGACAGGCTGAGGAACAGAAAGAG CGCGAGGAGGCTGAAGCAAAGGCCCTAGAGGAGGCAGAGAGGCAGCGTCAGGAGAGAGAACGCATTATGCAACAGAACCAACAGGAGCGCATGGAGAGAAAGAAG AGAATTGAAGAAATTATGAAGAGAACCAGAAAAACAGACCAAATGGATTTTAAG AGTAATGATGAGAGAGACATTCCTGATGAAAATGGAGAGGATGCTGAGGACCAAATAAACTGTGAAAATAAGG AGAATCAGGCTGAGTCAGAGCAGAGTGCCAATGAGACAGAGCCGTCTCAGGAGCATTACTCACCTGTGGAGGAGCCAGTTGCTGAACGAGAGGAGCCAGATGTTAGTATGAACAGACAAACAGATGTAGATAATAAGGAGAACAGCAATGGACCCAGCACAGAGGATCCCTCAGTGGACAG CAGCCCGCCTCCCAAGTCCTGTCTGATGGAGGGCTCTGAGTTTGTGAACGAGGACTCTAAAGTGAGTCTGGTGCCTGGGTTGAATGGTAAAGGAGGACCCTGGAGCTTTGAGGAGCTGATCGATCTGGGTGTTCATGCGAAGAGCAAACCCCTGATGGACGATGGGGGCCCTGAGGGGCCTAGAGTGGCCTTTGAAGAAAAAACCAGCTCAATTCATCCAGCCCAGTCTATTGAAACCCTGTCTG AGATGTGA